Proteins from one Patescibacteria group bacterium genomic window:
- a CDS encoding MerR family transcriptional regulator codes for MPKRIRDTGLIKIGELAKMFSVLPSTINFYTREGLLKADARSQGGYRLYNPEKAMRVLNKIDDLQNKKRYTIEEIKKLL; via the coding sequence ATGCCGAAGAGGATTAGAGATACAGGACTTATCAAAATCGGGGAGCTAGCCAAAATGTTCTCTGTTTTGCCATCTACTATAAATTTTTATACCAGAGAGGGATTACTCAAGGCCGACGCTAGAAGTCAAGGTGGCTACCGTCTTTATAATCCTGAAAAAGCAATGAGGGTGCTCAATAAAATTGATGATTTACAAAATAAAAAAAGATATACAATTGAAGAAATAAAAAAA